DNA sequence from the Malus domestica chromosome 11, GDT2T_hap1 genome:
CAATGGGATGGTCCTCCTCGGAAAAAGGGCAATAGGAGAAAGGGTCCAAGTCCGGCATGGAATGATGCTAAGAGGGTAACTATCACCGATAATAATGGGGAGAAATTGTTCATGGCCGAATGCAAGCATTGCAAACTCTTAGTACCGGCACACCCTAGAACTCATGGGACGGCGGGAATTCTTAAGCATTTGAGGAAATGCCCGGGTTCTAGTCTCTTTGAGAATGTGGATCCGAACCAACCTACATTGACACAAGCAAGGATGGGAGGTCCGGTTGTCACTCACACTTTCAATCAAAAAAGACTTGATAGGAGATGTGTGAGGTGGATTATAATAGCGGAGATGCCTTTTAGGGTGGTTGATCAAGAAGATTTTCGAGCTTTTATTCGTGACTTGAATCCAAAGTACAAACTTCCTAATAGGCATAAGGTGGCGGCGGCGGTTTTGGAGTTGTATTTtgaagagaaggcaaaaataaaaagtgtgaTTGAGGGATTGAGAGTGAGTATTACAACCGATACTTGGACCTCAATTCAAATGATAAACTACATGGTCATCACGGCCCATTTTTTGGACGCTAATTGGGGATTGCATAAGAGGATCCTAAACTTTGTCCAAGTTACTTCTCACAAGGGTGATGATATTGGAAGATGTCTAGAGATTTGCTTGAATGATTGGGGCATAGACAAGGTGTTTAGCATTACCGTTGACAATGCTAGTGCAAATGACACCGCtattgcatacatgaaaagaagACTCAAGTCAAATGGTACTCTTTTACTTGATGGGGCTCACTTGCACATGAGGTGCGCTTGTCACATCCTCAATTTGATAGTTAAAGATGGAATGACGGAGCTTAGTAGGGAAATTGATGCCATAAGAAATTGTGTGAAGTTTATACACTCATCCCCGGCAAGGTTGGAGTCTTTTAGGGAATATTGTGTCTTGTTGAGATTTGATAGGATGTCAAGTATCCCTTTTGATGTTGTCACAAGGTGGAATGCCACGTATCAAATGCTTAATAGTGCTTTCAAGTTTAAAGAAGTGTTCTCTAAGATGACCTTTGAGTGTGACTCTTTTATTGCTTACTTTAAAGAGGAGGTCTCGAAAGAGGTTAATGGGGTGACAACAAAGGCCAAGCGGGTGGGTCCTCCGGAGGTGGATGATTGGGAAAGGTCGGTGAGTTTTgctcattttctcaaaaaatttTATGATGCCACCTTGACATTGAGTGCAACCCTTACTCCAACGTCACACTTAATACTTAGCACGGTGATTGCCTTGCAAGTAGAGATAGAAGAACAAATTTTAAACGCCTCTAATGCTACTTTGCAAAGTGTGGCTACCTCAATGAAGCTCAAGTTTGACAAATATTGGAGTGACTTTGAAAAGGTGAATCCTATTCTCTTTGTGGCCCAATCACTCGACCCGAGGTACAAATTTGATATGTTGGAGACAAATTTAGAAGAGCTCGGCTATGATTGTGACAAAATAAGGGAGGAGAAAGTAAGGGTTAAAGGCTATGTAACCGAGTTGTATAATGCATATAAGGAGGGAGGGATCCTTAGTGGTAGTAGTACTAGTAGTAGTGCTACCTCAAATATGGAGCAAAGATCAAGTGTTGTACTAGATGATGGGGCGGGGGGTGTGATGGTAGATATTGATGTTGCTTCAAGGATGACAAAGAAGATCCAAAGAAAGAGAGCGGAGGCACAACAAAATGAGATAGCCAATGAAGTGGATATGTACTTCAATGATCCACATCAAAGCCTAACATATGAGGGTTTCAATCTTTTGGATTGGTGGAAAGGAAATTGTGGTCAATATCCAATTCTTAGTAAAGTTGCTAAGGATGTATTGGCCCTTCCTAGTAGCACCGTTGCTAGTGAGAATGCCTTTAGTCTTGGTGGGAGAGTTGTTGATCCTTTTAGAGCTTCCTTAACACCTAAAACGGTTGAGGCTTTAGTGTGTACTAGTGATTGGCTTAGAGGAAAAGAATTTTGTTTCTACAAGGAGCCTACACTTGACGAATTATATTTCTACGAGGAGCTTGAACGCTTAGAAAAAAGTAAGCAAACAATTTAATTTCCTCATTTATTTTCTTAGTATTTATTATCTATTACTATTAGACTATAATTCAATCTAAATGATTTGTGGTTTATTGTTTTAGGCATGGCTAATTTGGGAGGTGAGGAGTATACAacacaagaaaatgaaatgccacctccacctccacctcttCGACCACCTCAAGTTGAAGTTCAAcgtcaaaatcaaattaatCAATCATTACCTCCACGACCACCCATTTTTAGGGGAAGGGCTCAACCATCTACATCAAGGGGAAGAGTACAAGTACCAACAAGAAGGGGGCAACCACAAGCATCAACAAGATCAAAGGGCCGAAGGGGCCGAAGAGGCCAACAATCTTCATAAATGTTAAGCTttgcttttttgcttttggtttgtaatttaattattttgaaactttggctcgtaactaattttttttcttttgggtttgttactttatttattttaaaaccttggcttgtaagttgtaactaattttttttgcttttggatttgttacttaatttatttttattccaTGCATTTGTAATAGAAATTGAATGGGCAAATGCTATTGTGCACAAATTTGTGCACAGATTGGCAGACTTGTTGTGCATACTGCACAGATTGGCAGACTTGTTGTGCATACTGCACAGATTGGCAGATGGGCAGAGCAGATTTGTGCACAGATAATAGATTGCAGCTTGGTTAACTTATACACTTATATTGCAATGGGCCTCTTAGCAGATTGCAGCCCAAAAGTGTTAAAAGGTtcaattttagcccaaaaacctaatattttagtccaaaagcccaaaagcccaaaagcccaaaatcatttcgggattcccgatttgtcccgaaatcccgaaactatttcgggattcccgaaaatttggtttgggatcggtattgaaattgggattcccgaaatttttggtttgggaatcgggacaagggtttcggtatgggatcccataccgaaccacccctagagAGGAGTCCCAGATAGGTAAGCTTGCTCCATTCCTCCTTCCTGCCTTCTCCTCCTCTTTTGGTGTATATTagtgcaaaataatattatatgaaaacatatttaacaaaaaaaaaaaaaaagggaacataTAATTATGGAGATGCTCATTTAAAGTGATTCTATATTCTTGATTGTATACACCAATTGAAGTACTTCAAACACAATAATCGTTTTGATCTTGTTTTCAAAGAGCATCATAATTAAATACTATTCTTGATTTTTGAAGAAACTTGTATGATTCATAAGAGCTAAGAACACCTCCCTAAAAAACCAAATGTGATATAAAAGGAAGCATATATTAATTGTTGTAAGTATAATTTTGTTCACTGAAAAATTAAGCACAAATCTCTCATTTATTGTAGAATATGTTTATAAAAAATGCCTCTTGATTAGCAGCTGCCTTACacacaaaaattataaaaatatatatgtaaagaGCATATTATCATGTACATGTTAGAGAATGACTTAGCAACTAGAGGCATAAAGTGCAAATTAATGTGCATTATTAGTTGTAGATAATCAAACTTCCACTTAAAAGATAGATATTCAAAATCCCACCTTGAAGTATAGAATATGAACTGATCTTGTGTAATTAAAATGTGAACCATAATATAATTAAGGTATCTTATCCTCTCTAATAATTGAGCACCAAGGTAAACAATATTTGATGCAAATCGAACTGATCTTTGAATTTATCCAGAGAATAACATGCTTGCTAGCTAGTTATTTTGAATTGTGATTTTGACCTATATTAATGATTGTTAAGTAGCACTGAGAAGTCATATCAACaagttgtaaattttgttttaacgTCCCCAATTGGTATAAACTGTTTGAATTGTTGGGTGGATatcttgtttttgttgttatatTGTGTGTAGCTTTTAGGAAATGTTTTAGTTTTAAGGGAGGTTCTGCTGAATTTTCGGTAGAAAATAGAATTCGTCTAATGTTTACTTGTTTATTTggtaggtaaaaaaaaaaaaccagggcCCTTGTAAACTACAAAAGACTACACATACCACTCGCACCACGATCCAGAAGATCACCATTATGTGGGATCCTTGACATCGTGCGGCTACAACAAAAGAGCAGCACAGTGCGTTGGCCACAGACATTGGCTGCGTTATCAGGAATCATTGCCCCCTCAAGTGGGAGTCATGGAGAGATGTGCCACAAGAAACCAAGGACACCGTGCTTTATGAATTAGTATTTTCAACCTCAAatactaaatattcattaaagtATACAAAGATTATAAATTTTAAGTACTAtttatttgttgagttttgCAGCATCACTATGAGCTCTGCAACCACGATTCCAACCAAATGGAGTACATCAACAACGTTTGCTTTAGTAGGTTCACTCAATGGAAGAGTAGCCTTCATAAGCATTATGAGCTATATGACGGTTCGAAGGTCGCTTTAGAAGTTAGGTGCCCTATAAAGTTGCTGGACCGTCGGGATGAATGAGAGTGGCTCCGCGGCCATTTTCAAGATGAGAAATACTTGGTAcgtataatttatatttcaataatatattaataaaaaaatttacaatttaaaaaaaaacaattcatttttataaatatctaaactaatacgttttttttttaattcaacagAAAAAAATGAAGGCAAACTTGATCAAT
Encoded proteins:
- the LOC108171359 gene encoding zinc finger BED domain-containing protein RICESLEEPER 2-like; this encodes MDGSSSQSSTPMVSVLGKRKQTQPSGTLQLGTPSPQEYLHNDYYEDYWDDDPDMEEEEGEEGEEEVEEVEEVEEVVRQWDGPPRKKGNRRKGPSPAWNDAKRVTITDNNGEKLFMAECKHCKLLVPAHPRTHGTAGILKHLRKCPGSSLFENVDPNQPTLTQARMGGPVVTHTFNQKRLDRRCVRWIIIAEMPFRVVDQEDFRAFIRDLNPKYKLPNRHKVAAAVLELYFEEKAKIKSVIEGLRVSITTDTWTSIQMINYMVITAHFLDANWGLHKRILNFVQVTSHKGDDIGRCLEICLNDWGIDKVFSITVDNASANDTAIAYMKRRLKSNGTLLLDGAHLHMRCACHILNLIVKDGMTELSREIDAIRNCVKFIHSSPARLESFREYCVLLRFDRMSSIPFDVVTRWNATYQMLNSAFKFKEVFSKMTFECDSFIAYFKEEVSKEVNGVTTKAKRVGPPEVDDWERSVSFAHFLKKFYDATLTLSATLTPTSHLILSTVIALQVEIEEQILNASNATLQSVATSMKLKFDKYWSDFEKVNPILFVAQSLDPRYKFDMLETNLEELGYDCDKIREEKVRVKGYVTELYNAYKEGGILSGSSTSSSATSNMEQRSSVVLDDGAGGVMVDIDVASRMTKKIQRKRAEAQQNEIANEVDMYFNDPHQSLTYEGFNLLDWWKGNCGQYPILSKVAKDVLALPSSTVASENAFSLGGRVVDPFRASLTPKTVEALVCTSDWLRGKEFCFYKEPTLDELYFYEELERLEKSMANLGGEEYTTQENEMPPPPPPLRPPQVEVQRQNQINQSLPPRPPIFRGRAQPSTSRGRVQVPTRRGQPQASTRSKGRRGRRGQQSS